A section of the Larus michahellis chromosome 1, bLarMic1.1, whole genome shotgun sequence genome encodes:
- the NAPEPLD gene encoding N-acyl-phosphatidylethanolamine-hydrolyzing phospholipase D isoform X2, which translates to MDKKTDEEQPLTPGNQYPKEAVRKRQNSGRGSRGSDSSRASRKSFRLDYRLEEDVTKSKRGKDGKFVNPWPTWKSPTLPNILKWSLMEKNNSNVPCSKQELDKELPVLKPYFVQKPELAGKTGTGMRVTWLGHASVMVEMDELIFLTDPIFSQRASPTQLMGPKRFRGPPCTVEQLPKIDAVMISHTHYDHLDYNTVTSLNERFGSELRWFVPLGLLDWMQRCGCENVIELDWWEENCVPGHDAVTFVFTPSQHWCKRTATDDNKVLWGSWSVLGPWNRFFFSGDTGYCVAFEQIGKRFGPFDLAAIPIGAYEPRWFMKYQHVDPEEAVRIHIDVQAKKSVAIHWGTFALANEYYLDPPVKLNEALERYGLKKEDFFVLNHGESRDLSTNDGFE; encoded by the exons ATGGATAAGAAAACGGATGAAGAGCAGCCTTTGACTCCGGGCAACCAGTACCCTAAAGAAGCAGTGAGGAAACGTCAGAATTCGGGTCGAGGTTCCAGGGGCAGCGATTCTTCCAGGGCCTCCAGGAAAAGCTTCAGGCTGGACTACAGATTAGAAGAGGATGTAACTAAATCAAAGAGAGGCAAAGATGGGAAATTTGTCAACCCGTGGCCAACATGGAAATCGCCAACCTTgccaaatattttgaaatggtCCCTAATGGAAAAGAATAACAGCAATGTGCCATGCTCAAAGCAG GAACTCGATAAAGAGCTTCCAGTGTTAAAACCTTACTTTGTTCAAAAGCCAGAACTTGCTGGGAAGACAGGAACTGGTATGCGAGTCACGTGGTTGGGACATGCCTCAGTTATGGTGGAAATGGATGAACTTATATTTCTTACTGACCCAATCTTCAGCCAGCGAGCATCCCCTACTCAGCTGATGGGTCCCAAGCGCTTCCGAGGACCTCCGTGCACAGTAGAGCAGCTCCCCAAAATAGACGCAGTCATGATCAGCCACACCCATTATGATCATTTGGACTACAACACTGTAACGAGTTTAAATGAACGCTTTGGGAGTGAGCTGCGCTGGTTTGTGCCTCTGGGGCTCTTGGACTGGATGCAGAGATGTGGTTGTGAGAACGTGATTGAACTGGATTGGTGGGAAGAGAACTGCGTCCCTGGTCACGATGCGGTAACTTTTGTCTTCACCCCTTCTCAACATTGGTGCAAAAGGACTGCGACAGATGATAACAAGGTTCTTTGGGGCAGCTGGTCTGTCTTGGGACCTTGGaataggtttttcttttcaggagatACTGGATACTGTGTTGCTTTTGAACAGATAGGTAAAAGGTTTGGACCTTTTGATCTTGCAGCCATCCCCATTGGAGCGTATGAGCCAAG GTGGTTTATGAAATACCAGCATGTGGATCCCGAAGAAGCAGTAAGAATCCATATTGACGTTCAAGCAAAGAAGTCTGTAGCAATTCACTGGGGGACCTTTGCTTTAGCAAATGAG tattACTTGGATCCTCCAGTTAAACTGAATGAAGCTCTTGAAAGATACGGCTTGAAAAAAGAAGACTTCTTTGTCTTAAACCACGGAGAATCACGGGATTTGAGTACAAATGATGGGTTTGAATAA